A part of Microbacterium terregens genomic DNA contains:
- a CDS encoding alpha,alpha-trehalose-phosphate synthase (UDP-forming): MTKAEFVVVANRLPVDRTVDGEGAEAWRRSPGGLVTALEPVMQKADGAWVGWAGQPDLDVEPFDFEGTHLVPVTLTAEDVELYYEGFSNDTIWPLYHDVISEPRYSRVWWDAYVRVNQRFAEASAAAAAENAIVWVQDYQLQLVPKMLREMRPDVTIGYFHHIPFPAYGLFSQLPWRRQVLEGLLGADVIGFQRVADAGNFARAVRRQLRYDTKASGISVPHGVGTTRLALAKAFPISIDASSYIELARNENVKARAREIRESLGNPKRIFLGVDRLDYTKGISHRLKAYGELLAEGRINVEETTLVQVASPSRERVAAYIQLRDEIELTVGRIDGDFDTMGHTAIRYLHQAYPREEMVALFLAADVMLVTALRDGMNLVAKEYVASRVDNRGVLILSEFAGAADELGTAVRVNPHDIEGLKDAMMRAVEMPPAEQGRRMRAARRRVLEHSVEDWSREFLAALAVFRNKREKD; this comes from the coding sequence GTGACCAAGGCAGAGTTCGTCGTCGTCGCCAACCGTTTGCCGGTAGACCGGACTGTTGACGGTGAGGGCGCGGAGGCGTGGCGGCGTTCGCCGGGCGGCCTTGTCACGGCCCTCGAGCCGGTGATGCAGAAGGCGGACGGCGCCTGGGTCGGCTGGGCGGGCCAACCCGACCTGGATGTCGAGCCCTTCGACTTCGAGGGCACCCACCTGGTCCCGGTGACGCTGACCGCGGAGGACGTCGAGCTCTACTACGAGGGCTTCTCGAACGACACCATCTGGCCGCTGTACCACGATGTGATCTCCGAGCCGCGCTACAGCCGCGTCTGGTGGGACGCGTACGTGCGCGTCAATCAGCGGTTCGCGGAGGCGTCGGCGGCGGCGGCGGCCGAGAACGCGATCGTGTGGGTGCAGGATTACCAGCTCCAGCTGGTGCCGAAGATGCTCCGCGAGATGCGACCCGACGTCACGATCGGCTACTTCCACCACATTCCCTTCCCGGCATACGGCCTGTTCTCGCAGCTGCCGTGGCGACGTCAGGTGCTCGAAGGGCTTCTCGGGGCAGACGTGATCGGGTTCCAACGGGTGGCCGATGCCGGCAACTTCGCCCGCGCGGTCCGTCGCCAGCTCCGCTACGACACCAAGGCGTCGGGAATCTCCGTTCCGCACGGGGTCGGCACGACACGCCTCGCCCTCGCCAAGGCATTCCCGATCTCCATCGACGCGTCGTCGTACATCGAACTCGCCCGCAACGAAAATGTGAAGGCCCGCGCACGCGAGATCCGTGAATCCCTGGGCAATCCGAAGCGGATCTTCCTCGGAGTCGACCGGCTCGATTACACGAAGGGCATCAGCCACCGGCTCAAGGCCTATGGCGAACTGCTGGCCGAAGGGCGCATCAACGTCGAGGAGACCACGCTGGTGCAGGTGGCCAGCCCCAGTCGTGAACGCGTCGCTGCGTACATCCAGCTGCGCGACGAGATCGAGCTGACCGTCGGGCGCATCGACGGCGACTTCGACACGATGGGTCACACCGCGATCCGATACCTGCATCAGGCGTACCCCCGGGAGGAGATGGTGGCGCTGTTCCTCGCCGCCGACGTGATGCTCGTCACCGCGCTGCGCGACGGCATGAACCTGGTCGCCAAGGAGTACGTCGCCTCGCGTGTGGACAATCGGGGCGTGCTCATCCTGAGCGAATTCGCCGGTGCGGCCGACGAGCTGGGCACTGCGGTGCGGGTCAACCCGCACGACATCGAAGGGCTCAAGGACGCGATGATGCGGGCCGTGGAGATGCCGCCGGCCGAGCAGGGCCGCCGCATGCGCGCGGCGCGCCGGCGCGTGCTCGAGCACAGCGTCGAAGACTGGTCGCGCGAGTTCCTCGCCGCACTCGCGGTCTTCCGCAACAAGAGGGAGAAGGACTGA
- a CDS encoding GNAT family N-acetyltransferase has translation MNTISALTAADHDEWLALWRGYLEFYETELPAAQTELTFARLIDGTELHGALARDGAGTAIGLVHWLTHPATWSAGSYCYLEDLFVSADARGGGAGASLIQHVRTWAQEAGCAKVYWLTSTDNRRARELYDRVARHSGFVQYEIALPATPAASS, from the coding sequence ATGAACACGATCAGCGCGCTCACGGCCGCCGATCACGACGAGTGGCTCGCGCTGTGGCGGGGCTACCTCGAGTTCTACGAGACCGAGTTGCCGGCCGCACAGACCGAGCTCACGTTCGCGCGCCTGATCGACGGCACCGAGCTGCACGGCGCGCTCGCGCGCGACGGCGCCGGAACGGCAATCGGCCTCGTGCACTGGCTGACCCACCCGGCGACGTGGTCGGCCGGGTCGTACTGCTATCTCGAGGATCTCTTCGTCAGCGCGGATGCGCGTGGGGGCGGCGCGGGCGCGTCGCTGATCCAGCACGTGCGGACGTGGGCACAGGAAGCCGGATGCGCCAAGGTCTACTGGCTCACCAGCACGGACAACCGCAGGGCCCGGGAACTCTACGATCGCGTCGCACGCCACTCGGGGTTCGTGCAGTACGAGATCGCGCTTCCGGCTACGCCCGCAGCCTCTTCTTGA
- a CDS encoding acetyl-CoA C-acetyltransferase, with product MNTEDVVIVAAARTPQGRLKGQLAPLTAVQLGSTAIRGALAGGGIAPEDVDAVLIGQVLPAGAGQNPARQAAVGAGIPWDVHSGSVNKVCLSGLTAIIDGARMIAVGDATVVVAAGMESMTRAPHLLMNSREGWTYGSVEVLDHMAYDGLTDAYDRESMGASTERHNERLEVTREMQDAVAARSHQRAARATDAGVFAAEIVPVEIPQRKGDPLVVTTDEGIRPETTVDTLGRLRAAFAEGGSITAGNSSQISDGASAVVLTRRSHADANGWPVLAVVGASGQVAGPDNSLHAQPARAIEKACQKQGITPADLDIVEINEAFGAVVARSQHELGLSDDVVNIHGGGIAIGHPIGASGNRLVVHMVHELVRRGGGTAAVALCGGGGQGEALILTR from the coding sequence ATGAACACCGAGGACGTCGTCATCGTCGCTGCCGCCCGCACGCCGCAGGGCCGTCTGAAGGGACAGCTCGCTCCGCTCACCGCGGTGCAGCTGGGCAGCACCGCGATCCGCGGAGCACTCGCGGGGGGCGGGATCGCCCCCGAGGATGTCGACGCGGTGCTCATCGGACAGGTGCTTCCTGCCGGAGCCGGCCAGAACCCGGCGCGGCAGGCGGCCGTGGGCGCCGGCATCCCCTGGGACGTGCACTCGGGATCGGTGAACAAGGTGTGCCTGTCGGGGCTGACCGCGATCATCGACGGAGCGCGCATGATCGCCGTCGGCGACGCGACGGTCGTGGTGGCTGCGGGCATGGAGTCGATGACCCGCGCGCCGCACCTGCTGATGAACTCGCGTGAGGGCTGGACCTACGGTTCGGTCGAAGTGCTGGACCACATGGCGTACGACGGACTGACCGACGCGTATGACCGCGAGAGCATGGGCGCCTCCACCGAGCGTCACAACGAGCGACTCGAGGTGACCCGCGAGATGCAGGATGCTGTGGCCGCCCGCTCGCATCAGCGCGCCGCCCGCGCGACCGACGCGGGCGTGTTCGCGGCGGAGATCGTGCCGGTCGAGATTCCGCAGCGCAAGGGGGACCCGCTGGTCGTCACCACCGACGAGGGCATCCGCCCCGAGACCACGGTCGACACGCTCGGCAGGCTGCGCGCCGCGTTCGCCGAGGGCGGGTCCATCACCGCCGGCAACTCCTCGCAGATCTCCGACGGCGCATCCGCCGTCGTGCTGACGCGACGCTCGCACGCCGACGCCAACGGCTGGCCGGTGCTGGCGGTCGTGGGGGCCTCGGGTCAGGTCGCGGGACCGGACAACTCGCTGCACGCGCAGCCCGCTCGCGCCATCGAGAAGGCGTGCCAGAAGCAGGGGATCACGCCGGCCGACCTCGACATCGTCGAGATCAACGAGGCCTTCGGGGCGGTCGTCGCCCGCTCACAGCACGAACTCGGGCTGTCCGACGACGTGGTGAACATCCACGGCGGCGGCATCGCGATCGGACACCCGATCGGCGCGTCGGGCAACCGGCTCGTGGTCCACATGGTGCACGAACTGGTGCGCCGCGGCGGCGGAACCGCGGCTGTCGCCCTGTGCGGCGGCGGCGGGCAAGGCGAAGCGCTGATCCTGACTCGCTGA